A window of the Budorcas taxicolor isolate Tak-1 chromosome 10, Takin1.1, whole genome shotgun sequence genome harbors these coding sequences:
- the ALKBH1 gene encoding nucleic acid dioxygenase ALKBH1 isoform X3, giving the protein MGKMAAAVGSVATLAVEPGEDAFRKLFRFYRQSRPGTADLEGVIDFSVSHAARGTGPGAPKVVKSQLNLCSVSDHDALRAGLQPVSKWQAHGLQGYPGFIFISNPFLPGYQWHWVKQCLKLYSRKPNVCNLDKHMTKEETQDLWEQSKEFLRCKEVNKRRPRSLLEKLRWVTLGYHYNWDNKSK; this is encoded by the exons ATGGGGAAGATGGCGGCGGCAGTGGGCTCCGTGGCGACACTGGCGGTGGAGCCTGGGGAGGACGCGTTTCGGAAGCTTTTCCGCTTTTACCGGCAGAGCCGCCCCGGAACCGCAGACCTGGAAGGGGTCATCGACTTCTCGGTGTCCCACGCAGCCCGCGGTACGGGACCTGGTGCCCCCAAG GTGGTCAAATCCCAGCTAAATTTGTGCTCAGTCAGTGACCACGATGCACTCAGAGCAGGACTTCAGCCGGTCAGCAAGTGGCAAGCCCACGGACTCCAAGGCTATCCTG gatttatttttatctcaaaCCCCTTCCTCCCAGGTTACCAGTGGCACTGGGTAAAGCAGTGCCTTAAGTTATATTCCCGGAAACCTAATGTATGTAACCTGGACAAGCATATGACTAAAGAAGAGACCCAGGATTTGTGGGAGCAGAGCAAGGAGTTTCTAAG GTGTAAAGAAGTGAATAAACGGAGACCCCGAAGTTTGCTAGAGAAACTACGCTGGGTGACCCTTGGCTACCATTATAACTGGGACAATAAG